A genomic stretch from Pseudomonas mendocina includes:
- a CDS encoding putative nucleotidyltransferase substrate binding domain-containing protein has translation MTLTDAITQAGVTAVKQNIHGTMEFLQKYPPFNQMDVAQLAYLVENCQLRFYAEGDTIIKPADGPVEHFYIVKQGRVHGERPHSARRGTETTFEITTGECFPLAALLGERATRTEHLAAEDSFCLLLNKPAFVRLFSLSAPFRDFALRGVSSLLDQVNQQVQMRAVETLGSQYSLDTRLGQLAVRQPISCSPDLSTREAVRLMHEQHVGSIVIVDKQTRAQGIFTLRDLRKVVADGSDLDQPISQLMTQSPFHLPPEASAFDAAMAMTERHIAHVCVVQDDTLVGVISERDLFSLQRVDLVHLARSIRHAGRIETLIAIRSDVQRLVDSMLAHGASSTQITQLITLLNDHTVCRIIELTLEDLGDPGIAFTWLCFGSEGRSEQTLHTDQDNGILFEAADAVEAAAIRGKLLPLAQEINQRLAQCGFSLCKGGIMAGNPELCLSRHEWSRRFSQFIHESSPDSLLASTIYFDLRAVWGDSQGCEQLRSELLQQIADNSLFQRRMAENALRQKPPVGMLRNFVVARKGADKDTLDLKVQGLTPFVDAARLLSLAHGVSACNTLERLRELIRLEVIEQQDGAAYEEAYHFIQQTRMQQHQQQARTQQPYSNRIDPAHLNVLDQRILRESFRQAQRLQSSLALRYQL, from the coding sequence ATGACGCTTACGGACGCGATAACCCAGGCGGGCGTGACGGCCGTGAAACAGAACATTCACGGCACCATGGAATTCCTCCAGAAGTACCCGCCCTTCAATCAGATGGATGTGGCTCAGCTCGCCTACTTGGTGGAAAACTGCCAGCTGCGCTTCTATGCCGAGGGCGACACCATCATCAAACCGGCCGATGGCCCGGTTGAGCACTTCTACATCGTCAAGCAGGGACGTGTGCACGGTGAGCGCCCGCACTCGGCTCGACGCGGCACAGAAACCACCTTTGAAATCACCACTGGCGAGTGCTTCCCGTTGGCCGCCCTACTGGGCGAGCGGGCCACGCGCACTGAACACTTGGCTGCGGAAGACAGCTTCTGCCTATTGCTGAACAAACCGGCGTTTGTCCGCCTGTTCAGCCTGTCGGCACCATTTCGTGACTTTGCCTTGCGCGGCGTCAGCAGCCTGCTTGATCAGGTCAATCAGCAAGTGCAGATGCGCGCGGTGGAAACCCTCGGCTCGCAATACTCACTGGACACCCGCCTCGGCCAGCTTGCGGTGCGCCAGCCGATCAGCTGCAGCCCAGACTTGAGCACCCGCGAAGCGGTGCGACTGATGCACGAACAGCATGTGGGCAGCATTGTCATTGTGGATAAGCAAACCCGTGCCCAAGGCATCTTCACCCTGCGCGACCTGCGCAAGGTAGTGGCCGATGGCAGCGATCTGGACCAGCCGATCAGCCAACTGATGACACAGTCCCCCTTCCATCTGCCGCCAGAAGCCAGCGCCTTTGATGCGGCTATGGCCATGACTGAACGGCATATCGCCCACGTCTGTGTGGTGCAAGACGATACGTTAGTGGGGGTGATTTCCGAACGTGACCTGTTCAGCCTGCAACGGGTCGATCTGGTGCACCTGGCCCGCAGCATCCGCCATGCCGGACGCATTGAGACCTTGATCGCGATCCGCAGTGACGTGCAGCGTTTAGTCGACAGCATGCTCGCCCACGGCGCCAGCTCCACCCAAATCACCCAACTGATCACCCTGCTCAACGATCACACAGTCTGCCGCATTATCGAATTGACCCTAGAGGACTTGGGCGACCCCGGCATTGCCTTTACCTGGCTGTGCTTCGGTAGTGAAGGCCGCAGCGAGCAAACCCTGCACACCGATCAAGACAACGGCATTCTGTTTGAAGCCGCGGATGCCGTGGAAGCCGCAGCCATTCGCGGCAAACTGCTGCCCCTGGCGCAGGAGATCAACCAGCGTTTGGCGCAATGCGGCTTTAGCCTGTGCAAAGGTGGAATCATGGCGGGCAATCCTGAACTGTGCCTGTCGCGCCACGAATGGTCACGGCGCTTCAGCCAGTTTATTCACGAGTCCTCTCCAGACAGCCTGCTGGCCTCTACCATCTACTTCGATCTGCGTGCTGTCTGGGGGGACTCACAGGGTTGCGAGCAACTGCGCAGCGAGCTGCTGCAACAGATTGCGGATAACAGCCTGTTCCAGCGGCGCATGGCAGAGAACGCCCTGCGCCAGAAACCACCCGTCGGCATGCTGCGCAACTTTGTGGTGGCCCGTAAAGGCGCAGATAAAGACACCCTCGACCTCAAAGTGCAGGGACTGACGCCGTTTGTGGATGCAGCCCGACTGCTGTCCCTGGCCCACGGCGTGAGCGCCTGTAACACCCTAGAGCGTCTGCGCGAGCTGATCCGTTTAGAGGTGATTGAGCAGCAGGACGGGGCAGCCTACGAAGAGGCCTATCACTTCATTCAGCAAACCCGTATGCAACAGCATCAACAGCAGGCCCGCACGCAGCAGCCCTACTCCAACCGCATCGACCCGGCACACCTTAACGTGCTGGATCAGCGCATTTTGCGCGAATCCTTTCGCCAGGCTCAGCGCCTGCAAAGCAGCCTCGCCCTGCGGTACCAACTATGA